One segment of Aquimarina sp. BL5 DNA contains the following:
- a CDS encoding 5-carboxymethyl-2-hydroxymuconate Delta-isomerase: MPHFVIDCSENIITIESPENIIQKVYDTAESTDLFDKGDIKVRINPFEFYTIGNTKDDFIHIFANIMEGRTSAQKKNLSEKIINELKLMFPNVPIISINIRDFEKATYCNKSMV; this comes from the coding sequence CAGAGAATATCATAACAATAGAATCACCAGAAAATATTATCCAGAAAGTGTATGATACAGCAGAGTCAACTGACCTTTTTGATAAAGGAGATATCAAAGTAAGAATTAATCCTTTTGAATTTTATACTATCGGAAATACTAAAGATGATTTTATTCACATTTTTGCCAATATTATGGAAGGAAGAACTTCAGCTCAAAAAAAGAACCTTTCTGAAAAAATTATTAATGAACTAAAATTAATGTTCCCTAACGTTCCAATCATTTCGATCAACATTAGGGATTTTGAAAAAGCAACATATTGTAATAAATCAATGGTATAA
- a CDS encoding AraC family transcriptional regulator, which produces MIALHKGEYTGDIIHSTYIEGSTITNTLYAVNKNNPEWHYHENLHICFVFEGGKAETRHQTSYSKKEGSIFFYHSEEKHRWISPLPVSKSANIEIEQGFLQKYNLTEAAIKNAILSNINAKALILKIQNELLVKGNHNHINLQTLLLELVSHQKQKTYTEQPRWVILLNQLLNDSWNESISLQEIAIQVGAHPVTISKNFRKYFHCNLGEYRRKLKIEKSIDLIKNTQLSLSEIAFHCGFTDQSHFIRNFKELTGFLPKDYRKF; this is translated from the coding sequence ATGATAGCATTACATAAGGGAGAATACACAGGAGATATTATACATAGCACTTATATAGAAGGAAGTACGATTACTAATACCCTTTATGCTGTAAACAAAAATAATCCTGAGTGGCATTATCACGAGAATCTTCATATTTGTTTTGTGTTCGAAGGAGGAAAAGCAGAAACCAGGCATCAAACCTCCTACAGTAAAAAAGAAGGAAGTATTTTTTTTTATCATTCAGAAGAGAAACATAGATGGATCTCTCCCCTACCAGTTTCTAAAAGTGCTAATATAGAAATCGAACAGGGCTTTCTTCAAAAATATAATTTAACTGAAGCTGCTATTAAAAATGCTATTCTATCTAATATAAATGCGAAAGCTTTAATATTAAAAATTCAAAATGAACTGCTCGTTAAGGGTAACCATAATCATATAAATCTTCAGACATTATTGCTTGAGTTAGTATCACATCAAAAACAAAAAACGTATACCGAGCAACCCAGATGGGTAATACTACTTAACCAATTATTAAATGATAGCTGGAATGAGAGTATATCGTTACAAGAAATCGCAATACAAGTAGGCGCTCACCCAGTAACTATCTCAAAAAACTTCAGAAAATACTTTCATTGTAATTTAGGAGAATATCGACGAAAACTAAAAATCGAAAAAAGCATTGATTTAATTAAAAACACACAACTATCTCTTTCTGAAATTGCATTTCATTGCGGTTTTACAGATCAAAGTCATTTTATTAGAAACTTCAAAGAGCTTACAGGTTTCTTACCAAAGGATTACCGAAAGTTTTAA